One region of Dysidea avara chromosome 1, odDysAvar1.4, whole genome shotgun sequence genomic DNA includes:
- the LOC136266413 gene encoding uncharacterized protein has product MTEVEALNVSLNGEDDMTTTFQVSPNVTTFQVSHDMTSDDNVSRHLDVGTDYIISVCSVNSVGCSETVSTSLAVRWLQSASVQLHPNNQSIYVSCNVTESTPTVKCLARLNCSDCDEVTSEVFTRHTEISVMADTDYHISVLVVESQNSMPLENYSIVETVSVPKLTPEPNPTHQPQPSSTQQPSSTQQPEPTQQPEPGTSSSSFLDENTTIYIAVLCAVIGVIAVLLVIISCCLCVLRRKSRRKMNFLSSDMETKIVHLDRSSSPSSRSTSESIKDQSDMPTYTEVVDLKKPKRKSSKSIEIPKYNEVSEFKSPLPTYSEVADFKKPGEKSPTKTTSESTEPQKLAVPDTYAVVDMTKKHNKSNYVELAHFDDRRLTVMPVPVPEVTY; this is encoded by the exons ATGACTGAGGTGGAGGCCTTAAATGTCTCTTTGAATGGTGAAGATGATATGACAACAACCTTCCAAGTATCACCTAATGTAACTACCTTCCAAGTGTCACATGATATGACATCGGATGATAATGTTTCCAGACATCTTGATGTTGGAACAGATTACATCATTTCTGTTTGTAGTGTGAACAGTGTGGGATGTAGTGAGACAGTTAGTACTTCATtag CTGTACGATGGCTCCAGTCAGCATCAGTTCAGTTACATCCAAATAACCAGTCCATCTATGTATCATGTAATGTGACTGAGTCAACTCCTACAGTTAAGTGTTTAGCAAGACTGAACTGTTCTGATTGTGATGAGGTCACTTCTGAAGTGTTCACTAGACATACTGAAATATCAGTCATGGCTGATACTGACTATCACATTTCTGTGCTGGTAGTTGAATCACAAAACAGTATGCCACTGGAGAATTACAGTATAGTAGAAACTGTCTCAGTACCAAAACTTACACCAGAGCCGAATCCCACACACCAACCACAGCCGAGCTCAActcaacagccaagctcaacacaacaacCAGAACCAACACAACAGCCAGAACCTGGAACATCCT CTTCTTCATTCCTTGATGAAAATACTACAATATACATTGCTGTGTTGTGTGCAGTTATTGGTGTTATCGCTGTATTGCTGGTCATCATATCTTGCTGTTTGTGTGTATTAAGAAGAAAGAGCCGAA GAAAGATGAATTTCCTGTCATCTGACATGGAAACAAAAAT AGTCCATCTTGACCGATCATCATCACCCAGCTCCAGATCTACTAGTGAATCTATCAAGGATCAGAGTGAT ATGCCAACGTATACTGAAGTTGTAGACTTGAAAAAACCA AAAAGAAAATCTTCTAAAAGCATAGag ataCCAAAATACAATGAAGTTTCAGAATTCAAAAGCCCG ttgcCGACATATAGTGAAGTTGCAGACTTCAAAAAGCCG GGCGAAAAATCACCGACAAAAACTACTAGTGAATCAACAGAACCACAAAAG CTGGCAGTACCAGACACTTATGCAGTAGTTGACATGACGAAG AAACACAACAAGAGCAACTATGTGGAGTTAGCACATTTTGATGACCGGAGACTCACAGTCATGCCTGTACCAGTACCAGAAGTGACTTATTGA